The Globicephala melas chromosome 13, mGloMel1.2, whole genome shotgun sequence genome includes a region encoding these proteins:
- the RANBP1 gene encoding ran-specific GTPase-activating protein, producing MAAAKDTHEDHDTSTENADESNHDPQFEPIVSLPEQEIKTLEEDEEELFKMRAKLFRFASENDLPEWKERGTGDVKLLKHKEKGTIRLLMRRDKTLKICANHYITPMMELKPNAGSDRAWVWNTHADFADECPKQELLAIRFLNAENAQKFKTKFEECRKEIEEREKKGSGKNDSAEKVAEKLEALSVKEGKEPENETKEVAEEEQ from the exons aTGGCGGCCGCCAAG GACACGCACGAGGACCACGACACCTCCACCGAGAATGCCGACGAGTCCAACCATGACCCCCAGTTTGAACCAATAGTTTCTCTTCCTGAGCAAGAAATTAAAACGCTGGAAGAAGATGAAgaggagctttttaaaat GCGGGCCAAGCTGTTCCGGTTCGCTTCAGAGAATGACCTCCCGGAGTGGAAGGAGCGGGGCACCGGGGACGTCAAACTGCTGAAGCACAAGGAGAAGGGGACCATCCGCCTCCTCATGCGCAGGGACAAGACCCTCAAGATCTGCGCCAACCACTACA TCACGCCAATGATGGAGCTGAAGCCGAACGCAGGCAGTGACCGTGCCTGGGTCTGGAATACCCACGCAGACTTCGCCGACGAGTGCCCCAAGCAGGAGTTGCTGGCCATCCGCTTCCTTAACGCCGAGA ATGCACAGAAATTCAAAACGAAGTTTGAAGAATGCAGGAAAGAgattgaagagagagaaaagaaag GATCTGGCAAAAATGATAGTGCCGAGAAAGTAGCTGAGAAGCTAGAAGCTCTTTCGGTGAAGGAGGGCAAGGAGCCTGAGAACGAGACCAAGGAGGTGGCTGAGGAGGAGCAATGA
- the TRMT2A gene encoding tRNA (uracil-5-)-methyltransferase homolog A — MGDELDGEGRACVGGPVQDGPSAPGSPAAPGPHQGEEQATGAGAAGPGAQPGPYGYIRAGLFTSEIFKLELQNVPRHASFSDVRRFLGRFGLQPHKTKLFGQPPCAFVTFRSAAERDKALCVLHGALWKGRPLSVRLARPKADPLARKRQREDQGEPPTTPATCIADVVTPLWTMPYAEQLEQKRLECEQVLQKLAKEIGSTNRALLPWLLLQRHKHNKACCPLEGVRPSPQQTEYRNKCEFLVGVGVDGEDNTVGCRLGKYKGGTCAVAAPFDTVHIPGATKQVVKAFQEFIRSTPYSAYDPETYSGHWKQLTVRISRRGQAMAIAYFHPQNLSPEELEGLKASLAQHFMEGSGKTSGVTCLYFVEEGQRKTPSQEGLPLEHVAGDECIREDLLGLTFRISPHAFFQVNTPAAEVLYTLIQDWAQLDAGSTVLDVCCGTGTIGLALARKVKRVVGIELCQEAVEDARVNALDNELSNVEFHCGRAEDLVPALVNRLASQQLMAILDPPRAGLHSKVILAVRRAENLKRLLYVSCNPRAAMGNFVDLCRAPSNRVKGSPFRPVKAVAVDLFPQTPHCEMLILFERVEHPNGMGALEPQDPPVQPPPGPPGDTPPETRASPAS, encoded by the exons ATGGGTGACGAGCTCGACGGCGAA GGCCGGGCGTGCGTGGGGGGCCCCGTCCAGGACGGCCCCAGCGCGCCGGGCAGCCCCGCCGCCCCGGGCCCCCATCAGGGGGAGGAGCAGGCCACGGGGGCCGGGGCCGCGGGACCGGGTGCTCAGCCGGGGCCCTACGGCTACATCCGAGCTGGCCTGTTCACCTCGGAGATCTTCAAGCTGGAGCTTCAGAACGTGCCGCGCCACGCCAGCTTTAGCGACGTCCGGCGCTTCCTGGGCCGCTTCGGGCTGCAGCCCCACAAGACGAAGCTGTTCGGGCAGCCTCCCTGCGCCTTCGTGACCTTTCGCAGCGCCGCCGAGCGCGACAAAGCCCTGTGTGTGCTGCACGGCGCCCTGTGGAAGGGCCGGCCGCTCAGCGTGCGCCTCGCCAGGCCCAAGGCTGACCCCTTGGCCCGGAAGAGGCAGCGGGAGGACCAAGGGGAGCCGCCTACCACCCCCGCCACGTGCATTGCTGATGTGGTGACCCCTCTTTGGACGATGCCCTACGCGGAGCAGCTTGAACAGAAGCGGTTGGAGTGTGAGCAGGTGCTGCAGAAGCTTGCCAA GGAAATCGGGAGCACCAACCGCGCCCTGCTCCCTTGGCTGCTTTTACAGAGGCACAAACACAACAAGGCCTGCTGCCCACTGGAGGGGGTCCGGCCATCACCTCAGCAG ACCGAGTATCGGAACAAATGTGAGTTTCTTGTTGGTGTTGGGGTGGATGGGGAAGACAACACAGTCGGCTGCCGGCTTGGCAAGTACAAGGGCGGGACGTGTGCTGTGGCAGCCCCCTTCGACACCGTGCATATCCCTGGGGCCACCAAGCAGGTGGTGAAGGCTTTCCAGGAGTTCATCCG GTCCACTCCCTACTCGGCGTATGACCCGGAGACATACTCGGGTCACTGGAAGCAGCTGACCGTGCGCATCAGCCGCCGTGGCCAAGCCATGGCCATTGCCTACTTCCACCCGCAG AATCTGAGCCCTGAGGAGCTGGAGGGGCTGAAGGCTTCTTTGGCACAGCACTTCATGGAGGGGTCAGGCAAGACCAGCGGGGTGACTTGCCTCTACTTCGTGGAGGAGGGACAGCG AAAGACCCCCAGCCAAGAGGGCCTGCCTCTGGAGCACGTGGCCGGGGACGAGTGCATCCGCGAGGACCTGCTGGGGCTGACCTTCCGGATTTCCCCTCACGCCTTCTTCCAG GTGAACACCCCTGCAGCTGAGGTGCTCTACACGCTCATCCAGGACTGGGCCCAGCTGGACGCAGGGAGCACAGTGCTGGACGTGTGCTGCGGCACCGGCACCATCGGCCTGGCTCTGGCCCGG AAGGTAAAGAGAGTCGTGGGGATCGAGCTGTGCCAGGAGGCTGTGGAGGACGCCCGGGTGAATGCCCTGGACAACG AGTTGAGCAACGTTGAGTTCCATTGCGGGAGGGCCGAGGACCTGGTGCCTGCACTGGTGAACAGACTGGCATCCCAGCAGCTCATGGCCATCCTGGACCCACCCCGCGCCGGTCTAC ATTCCAAAGTGATCCTGGCTGTCCGCAGAGCTGAGAACCTCAAGCGACTCCTATATGTCTCCTGCAACCCCCGAGCAGCCATGGGCAACTTTGTGGA CCTCTGCAGGGCCCCGTCGAACCGGGTGAAGGGCAGTCCGTTCCGGCCAGTTAAGGCTGTGGCCGTGGACCTGTTCCCGCAGACCCCACACTGTGAGATGCTCATCCTGTTTGAGAGAGTGGAGCACCCCAATGGCATGGGGGCCCTAGAGCCCCAGGATCCTCCTGTCCAGCCCCCACCAGGGCCCCCAGGTGACACCCCACCAGAAACCAGGGCCTCCCCTGCTTCTTAG